The window GGACACGGGCCGCCCGCCCAGACGGCAAGATGGACGGCATGAGCGCATTGAAGGACAAGCTGAAGGCCGACCTCACGGCCTCGCTGAAGAGCCGCGACGAGGTACGCCTGCGGACGATTCGGATGGCCCTGGCGGCGGTGAACGTCGAGGAGGTCGCCGGCAAGGCGGCCCGGCAGCTCTCCGACGACGAGATCGTCAAGGTGCTGACCAAGGAGGCCAAGAAGCGGCGGGAGGCGGCCGAGGCGTTCCGCGGCGCGGGGCGCACCGAGCAGGCCGACGCCGAGCTGGCCGAGCAGGCCGTGCTGGAGGAGTACCTTCCGGCGCAGCTCTCCGACGAGGAGCTGCGGAAGCTGGTCGACGAGGCCGTCGCCGAGACGGGCGCGTCGGACCCGCAGGCGATGGGCCAGGTGATGAAGGTGGTCAACCCGAAGGTCGCCGGGCGCGCCGAGGGCGGCCGGGTCGCGGCGGCCGTCCGCGCGCGCCTGTCGAGCTGAGCGAAAGAGGCCTCCGCCGGTGAGCGGAGGCCTCTCGTGGTGAGCCCGTCGTGGCCCCGGGGGCCGGTCGCGGGCCCGCGGTGGGTCAGTTGCGGCGGCCGAACGGG is drawn from Nonomuraea muscovyensis and contains these coding sequences:
- a CDS encoding GatB/YqeY domain-containing protein, which encodes MSALKDKLKADLTASLKSRDEVRLRTIRMALAAVNVEEVAGKAARQLSDDEIVKVLTKEAKKRREAAEAFRGAGRTEQADAELAEQAVLEEYLPAQLSDEELRKLVDEAVAETGASDPQAMGQVMKVVNPKVAGRAEGGRVAAAVRARLSS